Proteins encoded together in one Salarias fasciatus chromosome 17, fSalaFa1.1, whole genome shotgun sequence window:
- the LOC115404254 gene encoding beta-2-microglobulin-like codes for MKVLLWISALAALYCAVDSKYSPPKVQVYSRNPGEFGKQNTFICHVSNFHPPDISIELLMDGAELPNSQQTDLSFKQDWHFHLTKSAAFTPEDGRKTLCRVTHGSKVTDFAWEPNM; via the exons ATGAAGGTCCTGCTGTGGATTTCCGCTCTGGCAGCTCTTTACTGCGCAGTGGACTCCAAATACT cgccacctaagGTCCAGGTGTACAGCCGTAACCCTGGAGAGTTTGGAAAGCAGAACACCTTCATCTGCCACGTGAGCAACTTCCACCCTCCAGACATCTCCAtcgagctgctgatggacggcGCGGAGCTTCCCAACTCCCAGCAGACGGACCTGTCCTTCAAGCAGGACTGGCACTTCCATCTGACCAAGAGCGCCGCCTTCACCCCCGAGGACGGACGGAAGACCCTGTGCAGGGTGACCCATGGCTCCAAGGTCACGGACTTCGCCTGGG AACCAAACATGTAG
- the LOC115404252 gene encoding beta-2-microglobulin-like: MGRLLCFLLLLFCLCCSAAAKDASPKVQVYSRAPREFGKNNTLICHVSGFHPPEISIKLLKNEQELPNSQQTDLAFEESWKYHLTTHVSFTPDPKDKYSCRVTHLQDTKTYDWDADM, from the exons atggggcggctgctctgcttcctgctgctgcttttctgccTGTGCTGCTCGGCAGCCGCTAAAGACG CTTCTCCGAAGGTCCAGGTGTACAGCCGGGCTCCCAGAGAGTTTGGGAAGAACAACACATTGATCTGCCATGTGAGCGGCTTCCACCCACCAGAGATCTCCATCAAGCTGCTGAAGAATGAGCAGGAGCTCCCCAACAGCCAGCAGACCGACCTGGCCTTCGAGGAGAGCTGGAAGTACCACCTGACCACACATGTGTCCTTCACCCCAGACCCCAAGGACAAGTACTCCTGCAGAGTGACCCACCTGCAAGACACCAAAACCTACGACTGGG ACGCAGACATGTAG
- the LOC115404251 gene encoding beta-2-microglobulin-like — protein sequence MGRLLCFLLLLFCLCCSAAAKDASPKVQVYSRAPREFGKNNTLICHVSGFHPPEISIKLLKNEQELPNSQQTDLAFEESWKYHLTTHVSFTPDPKDKYSCRVTHLQDTKTYDWDADM from the exons atggggcggctgctctgcttcctgctgctgcttttctgccTGTGCTGCTCGGCAGCCGCTAAAGACG CTTCTCCGAAGGTCCAGGTGTACAGCCGGGCTCCCAGAGAGTTTGGGAAGAACAACACATTGATCTGCCATGTGAGCGGCTTCCACCCACCAGAGATCTCCATCAAGCTGCTGAAGAATGAGCAGGAGCTCCCCAACAGCCAGCAGACCGACCTGGCCTTCGAGGAGAGCTGGAAGTACCACCTGACCACACATGTGTCCTTCACCCCAGACCCCAAGGACAAGTACTCCTGCAGAGTGACCCACCTGCAAGACACCAAAACCTACGACTGGG acGCAGACATGTAG